A section of the Flavobacterium sp. CG_23.5 genome encodes:
- a CDS encoding PepSY-associated TM helix domain-containing protein, with the protein MKKKTFRNLHRDLGYFYIGLIVSFALSGLMMNHRDSWHPEKYTTETKVIQVQLPDVSKIDDKFVEDLGKKLDIEDKMRRQTVKKGNLKISFENNDVEIDVKTGKGEIVSFLKTPIISQTMKLHKNESNFWIYYSDIFALSLITIALTGTIMIKGGKFSFKQRGWKLALAGVIFPILFLILFG; encoded by the coding sequence ATGAAAAAGAAAACCTTCAGAAATTTACATCGTGACTTAGGCTATTTCTATATTGGATTAATCGTTTCCTTTGCATTATCAGGACTTATGATGAATCACAGAGATTCATGGCATCCCGAAAAATATACTACTGAAACTAAAGTCATTCAAGTACAACTTCCAGACGTAAGTAAAATAGACGATAAATTTGTTGAAGATTTAGGAAAAAAGTTAGACATCGAAGATAAAATGAGACGTCAAACGGTTAAAAAAGGAAATTTAAAGATTTCTTTTGAAAACAATGATGTAGAAATTGATGTAAAAACCGGAAAAGGAGAAATTGTCTCTTTTCTGAAAACCCCAATTATCAGTCAAACCATGAAATTACATAAAAACGAGTCCAATTTCTGGATCTATTATTCAGATATTTTTGCTTTGAGTTTAATAACAATAGCATTAACCGGAACAATAATGATAAAAGGAGGAAAATTCAGTTTCAAACAACGTGGCTGGAAACTGGCTTTAGCTGGAGTTATTTTCCCAATTTTATTCTTGATTTTATTTGGATAA
- a CDS encoding Txe/YoeB family addiction module toxin, protein MGKFRIEITHEAEKDFAKHYKSGNKSNISIIQKILLELENTPYQGIGKPEKLKYQFNSFWSRRINQKDRLVYKVDEDIVTIFVVSAMGHYLDK, encoded by the coding sequence ATGGGGAAGTTTAGGATTGAAATAACCCATGAAGCTGAAAAGGATTTTGCTAAACATTATAAATCAGGCAATAAATCAAACATTAGTATTATTCAAAAAATACTACTTGAACTTGAAAATACACCCTACCAAGGAATTGGCAAACCCGAAAAACTAAAATATCAATTTAACAGTTTTTGGTCAAGAAGAATAAATCAAAAAGACCGATTGGTATACAAAGTTGACGAAGATATTGTTACCATTTTTGTAGTTTCAGCAATGGGACATTACTTAGATAAATAA
- a CDS encoding DUF2683 family protein has protein sequence MTTITINERTKAGKTLLELARLLSLTNKGVEINEESLYNPEFVEKILKAEKNIKEGKTKTIDPHDIWGSLGLK, from the coding sequence ATGACAACAATAACCATAAATGAGCGTACCAAAGCAGGTAAAACATTGCTTGAATTGGCAAGGTTATTATCGCTTACCAATAAAGGGGTAGAAATAAATGAGGAAAGTCTATATAATCCTGAATTTGTTGAAAAAATACTAAAGGCAGAAAAAAATATAAAGGAGGGAAAGACTAAAACTATTGATCCACATGATATATGGGGAAGTTTAGGATTGAAATAA